The following proteins are co-located in the Betta splendens chromosome 9, fBetSpl5.4, whole genome shotgun sequence genome:
- the btg1 gene encoding protein BTG1 — protein sequence MHTLCARGTMKPEINAAVGFLSRFLRVKGHVNDRQVQTFSQSLQDILAEQYKHHWFPDRPCKGSGYRCIRINHKMDPLVGQAGQRIGLTIQQLYLLLPSELTLWVDPFEVSYRIGEDGSICVLYESQPGPMVMPASAATSAPSGNSGSVSPMVDSHISCKEELMVLGRTSPSKAYNMMTVSS from the exons ATGCATACCCTTTGTGCCCGCGGAACGATGAAACCAGAGATCAACGCCGCCGTCGGATTTCTGTCGAGATTTCTACGGGTAAAAGGACACGTAAACGATCGACAGGTCCAAACATTCAGCCAAAGCTTACAGGACATCTTGGCAG AGCAATACAAGCACCACTGGTTCCCAGACAGGCCCTGCAAGGGCTCAGGCTACCGCTGCATCCGCATCAACCACAAGATGGACCCGCTGGTGGGACAGGCCGGGCAGCGCATCGGCCTGACCATCCAGCaactctacctgctgctgcccaGCGAGCTCACGCTGTGGGTGGACCCCTTCGAGGTGTCCTACCGCATCGGCGAGGACGGCTCCATCTGCGTCCTGTACGAGTCGCAGCCCGGCCCCATGGTGATGCCGGCGAGCGCCGCCACCAGCGCCCCCTCAGGAAACAGCGGGTCGGTGAGCCCCATGGTGGACAGTCACATCAGCTGCAAGGAGGAACTGATGGTGCTGGGCAGAACCAGTCCCTCCAAGGCCTACAACATGATGACTGTGTCCAGTTAG